Proteins from one Nitrososphaerales archaeon genomic window:
- a CDS encoding methyltransferase domain-containing protein yields the protein MSELEIRKAVKERYAKMATSSQSECCGGDGSCNDSTVMSHGEVVPIEASSVNAGCGSPLLLVSPKEGDVVLDLGSGGGIDIFRASSMVGAKGRAIGVDATPEMIWRARETKSKYGSKYANAEFRLGEIEHLPIESNSVDYVISNCVINLSPDKLAVFRDSFRVLKGGGIFAVADVTLQKDIPDSARKDMDSWSACIAGALTDSDYERLLKSAGFRDVQIEHVSDSNIGKYPFSYHSSHIKAKKPFAVLG from the coding sequence ATGTCTGAGCTTGAAATCAGGAAGGCCGTCAAGGAGAGATACGCCAAGATGGCGACGTCTTCCCAGTCGGAATGCTGTGGTGGAGATGGTAGTTGTAACGATTCAACCGTAATGTCCCATGGCGAGGTCGTTCCAATCGAAGCTTCCTCGGTCAACGCCGGGTGTGGTTCTCCTCTTCTTTTGGTAAGCCCGAAGGAAGGTGATGTAGTACTCGACCTCGGAAGCGGCGGCGGGATAGACATCTTCAGAGCTTCGTCGATGGTCGGCGCGAAAGGGAGAGCGATAGGCGTCGATGCTACGCCTGAGATGATCTGGAGAGCGAGGGAGACGAAGTCGAAGTATGGAAGCAAGTACGCGAATGCGGAGTTCAGGCTTGGAGAGATCGAGCACCTGCCAATTGAATCCAACAGCGTGGACTACGTCATTTCAAACTGCGTGATCAATCTCTCGCCTGACAAGCTGGCCGTCTTTAGGGACTCTTTTCGCGTGCTAAAGGGAGGCGGAATCTTTGCCGTCGCGGACGTCACTCTTCAGAAGGATATCCCCGATAGTGCAAGGAAAGACATGGATTCCTGGTCGGCTTGTATCGCGGGGGCTCTAACGGATTCGGACTACGAGAGGTTACTCAAGAGCGCCGGATTTCGAGATGTGCAAATCGAACACGTTTCGGATTCGAACATTGGAAAATATCCTTTCAGCTATCACAGCTCACACATCAAGGCAAAAAAGCCCTTTGCCGTGCTCGGGTAA